One window of the Archangium primigenium genome contains the following:
- a CDS encoding SNF2-related protein — protein sequence MPSIADTRDASPPIDGQWLRALKTEVQPATFKKGREVAESRRVFGLNRDGDRIRAQVASGASPEVRYEVTLDVGDGKPISKCTCRAWNVQGPHCEHVVAAALIFAARLRASMNAAAAAAPVAAAPMTAASPAPTFPEDEADAPADEGPMADEAPLGDAVSLPALAKVESWLGMSAQPDYEFLYRLTPSNAGPGGRHWLVDVRRQDAQMKGPVHIKRMLQAGMRLAAVDERIFGLMAKHEQRYDSRIVLSDEDLCEVLEFLRPRRVIYRGTPLLFSTEPVRPQIHLESRQDGATARLELLMPDGTSLPLKDAILLAGLRTYVISGQNLLPVEPDLSPRLVRKWLLEPTMAFPAGQLDRVLTFFAAHLPRFQMQLKADDIDVDESVEPRFLLTLEGSSERVKVQLAARYGQTTVAVSPTASHLGYASGVGSEGRKLYRRREEEERGAGKRLQDLGLRYDPHTHAYDASGDAAIEFWARGLGSLPDAWERFGVQAPKVRLRPKLRPRIRVGMSGVSWFELDAEFVTDDQAVDLGAVRMWLDSGRRFVPLKDGTYAEADLAELKRAADLLEEAGALPGRTRTRLPLHQAVALDLLAELGDYTEVETKARKAMSELRDTNGVPKVALPEGLNATLRHYQESGLAWLWFLHRHGLSGILADDMGLGKTIQSLSLLRKVANEEGRKPSLVVAPTSVLANWEREAERFTPDLKVVVWHGQDRKDRVEDLKGSDLVLTSYALVRRDLEALSQVGFRYIILDEAQNIKNADSATAQACKSLPSDTRLALTGTPLENRLSELWSLFDFLMPGFLGSAEGFSDRFEQPIQVANDTSVRDRLRRRIQPFILRRLKTEVAKDLPPKTESVAWCEMEPGQAALYREVLEESRRKVNESIEKMGFKRSRVSILAALMRLRQVCCDPRLLKMPPGTLLPSSAKLERFGQLVEDLVAEGHRALVFSQFTEMLELLKGEADRRGMGYLYLDGRTKDRMGKVDEFNRPDGPPLFFISLKAGGTGLNLTAADYVIHYDPWWNPAVEDQATDRTHRIGQTRAVISYKLITRGTVEEKILSLQKRKKELAAGVLGADSDFGKMLTEQDLVDLFHPE from the coding sequence GTGCCTTCCATCGCCGACACCCGAGACGCTTCCCCCCCGATTGATGGCCAGTGGCTGAGGGCCCTCAAGACGGAGGTCCAGCCCGCCACCTTCAAGAAGGGCCGTGAGGTCGCGGAATCCCGCCGCGTCTTCGGCCTCAACCGGGACGGAGACCGCATCCGCGCCCAGGTGGCCAGCGGCGCCTCCCCCGAGGTGCGCTACGAGGTCACCCTCGACGTGGGGGATGGCAAGCCCATCTCCAAGTGCACCTGCCGCGCGTGGAACGTGCAGGGTCCGCACTGCGAGCACGTGGTGGCCGCGGCGCTCATCTTCGCCGCCCGGCTGCGCGCCTCGATGAACGCCGCCGCCGCGGCCGCTCCGGTGGCCGCCGCCCCCATGACCGCCGCCTCGCCCGCGCCCACCTTCCCCGAGGACGAGGCGGACGCCCCGGCCGACGAGGGCCCGATGGCCGACGAGGCTCCGCTCGGGGACGCGGTGAGCCTGCCCGCGCTCGCCAAGGTGGAGAGCTGGCTGGGCATGTCCGCCCAGCCGGACTACGAGTTCCTCTACCGCCTCACCCCGTCCAACGCGGGCCCCGGGGGTCGGCACTGGCTCGTGGACGTGCGGCGCCAGGACGCGCAGATGAAGGGCCCGGTGCACATCAAGCGCATGCTCCAGGCGGGCATGCGCTTGGCGGCGGTGGACGAGCGCATCTTCGGCCTCATGGCCAAGCACGAGCAGCGCTACGACTCGCGCATCGTGCTGTCCGACGAGGACCTGTGCGAGGTGCTCGAGTTCCTGCGCCCACGCCGCGTCATCTACCGGGGCACGCCGCTCTTGTTCTCCACCGAGCCCGTGCGCCCTCAAATCCACCTGGAGTCGCGTCAGGACGGGGCCACGGCGCGCCTGGAGCTGCTCATGCCGGATGGCACGAGCCTGCCGCTCAAGGACGCCATCCTGCTCGCGGGCCTGCGCACCTATGTCATCTCCGGCCAGAACCTGCTGCCGGTGGAGCCGGACCTGTCGCCTCGGCTCGTGCGCAAGTGGCTGCTCGAGCCCACCATGGCCTTCCCCGCGGGCCAGCTCGACCGGGTGCTCACGTTCTTCGCCGCGCACCTGCCGCGCTTCCAGATGCAGCTCAAGGCGGACGACATCGACGTGGACGAGTCCGTCGAGCCGCGCTTCCTGCTCACCCTGGAGGGCTCCAGCGAGCGCGTGAAGGTGCAGCTGGCCGCGCGCTACGGGCAGACCACGGTGGCGGTGTCCCCCACGGCCTCGCACCTGGGCTACGCGAGCGGCGTGGGCAGCGAGGGGCGCAAGCTCTACCGGCGCCGCGAGGAGGAGGAGCGCGGCGCGGGCAAGCGCCTGCAGGACCTGGGGCTGCGCTACGATCCGCACACCCACGCCTACGACGCGAGCGGGGACGCGGCCATCGAGTTCTGGGCCCGCGGGCTCGGCTCGCTGCCGGACGCGTGGGAGCGCTTTGGCGTGCAGGCGCCCAAGGTGCGCCTGCGCCCCAAGCTCCGGCCGCGCATCCGCGTGGGCATGAGCGGGGTGAGTTGGTTCGAGCTGGACGCCGAGTTCGTCACCGATGATCAGGCGGTGGACCTGGGCGCGGTGCGCATGTGGCTCGACTCGGGCCGACGCTTCGTGCCGCTCAAGGACGGCACCTACGCCGAGGCGGACCTGGCCGAGCTCAAGCGCGCCGCGGACCTCCTGGAGGAGGCGGGCGCCCTGCCGGGCCGCACCCGCACGCGCCTGCCCCTGCACCAGGCCGTGGCGTTGGACCTGCTCGCGGAGCTGGGCGACTACACCGAGGTGGAGACCAAGGCGCGCAAGGCCATGTCGGAGCTGCGCGACACCAACGGCGTGCCCAAGGTGGCCCTGCCCGAGGGGCTCAACGCCACCCTGCGCCACTACCAGGAGTCGGGCCTCGCGTGGCTGTGGTTCCTGCACCGCCACGGCCTGTCCGGCATCCTCGCGGACGACATGGGTCTGGGCAAGACGATCCAGTCCTTGAGCCTGTTGCGCAAGGTGGCCAACGAGGAGGGCCGCAAGCCCTCGCTCGTGGTGGCGCCCACCAGCGTGCTCGCCAACTGGGAGCGCGAGGCCGAGCGCTTCACGCCGGACCTCAAGGTCGTGGTGTGGCACGGCCAGGACCGCAAGGACCGGGTGGAGGACCTGAAGGGCTCGGACCTGGTGCTGACCTCCTACGCGCTCGTGCGGCGCGACCTGGAGGCGCTCAGCCAGGTGGGCTTCCGCTACATCATTCTGGACGAGGCGCAGAACATCAAGAACGCGGACAGCGCCACGGCGCAGGCCTGCAAGTCGCTGCCGAGCGACACGCGGCTGGCGCTCACGGGCACGCCGCTGGAGAACCGGCTCAGCGAGCTGTGGAGCCTCTTCGACTTCCTCATGCCGGGCTTCCTCGGCAGCGCCGAGGGCTTCAGCGACCGCTTCGAGCAGCCCATCCAGGTGGCCAACGACACCTCGGTGCGTGACCGGCTGCGCCGCCGCATCCAGCCCTTCATCTTGCGTCGGCTCAAGACCGAGGTGGCCAAGGACCTGCCGCCCAAGACGGAGAGCGTGGCGTGGTGCGAGATGGAGCCCGGTCAGGCGGCGCTCTACCGCGAGGTGCTGGAGGAGAGCCGCCGCAAGGTGAACGAGTCCATCGAGAAGATGGGCTTCAAGAGGAGCCGCGTGTCCATCCTCGCCGCGCTCATGCGCCTGCGTCAGGTGTGCTGCGATCCGCGCCTGCTCAAGATGCCGCCCGGCACGCTCCTGCCCTCCAGCGCCAAGCTCGAGCGCTTCGGCCAGCTCGTGGAGGACCTGGTCGCCGAGGGCCACCGCGCGCTCGTCTTCAGCCAGTTCACCGAGATGCTGGAGCTGCTCAAGGGCGAGGCGGATCGCCGGGGCATGGGCTACCTCTACCTGGACGGCCGCACCAAGGACCGCATGGGCAAGGTGGACGAGTTCAACCGTCCGGACGGGCCGCCGCTCTTCTTCATCAGCCTCAAGGCGGGTGGCACCGGCCTCAACCTCACCGCGGCCGACTACGTCATCCACTACGATCCGTGGTGGAACCCCGCCGTGGAGGACCAGGCCACGGACCGTACGCACCGCATCGGCCAGACCCGCGCCGTCATCAGCTACAAGCTCATCACCCGCGGCACGGTGGAGGAGAAGATCCTCAGCCTGCAGAAGCGCAAGAAGGAACTGGCCGCGGGCGTGCTGGGCGCCGACAGCGACTTCGGTAAGATGCTGACCGAGCAGGACCTCGTGGACCTCTTCCACCCCGAGTAG
- a CDS encoding 2-hydroxyacid dehydrogenase — protein MERTRPPRVFVTRRLPGEALERLAARVTLRVWPDPLPPPRDVLLAEAREAHGLITLLTDRVDEELLAQAPHLRVVSNVAVGHDNIDVAACNARRIPVGNTPGVLTETTADFAFALLMGLARRVAEADAYVRAGHWRTWEPGLLLGTDLHGATLGLVGLGAIGAAVARRARGFGMRVLYVSRHARPDLEAALGVVRVDKGRLLTESDFISLHVPLNAGTRHWLGRAEFAAMKPGALLVNTARGPVVDQAALVESLERGHLGGAALDVTDPEPLPPDSPLLRLPRVLLAPHIASASHTTRGRMASMAVDNLMAALQGRRLPHCVNREFFP, from the coding sequence ATGGAACGCACCCGACCCCCCCGTGTCTTCGTCACCCGACGACTTCCTGGCGAGGCCCTCGAGCGCCTGGCCGCCCGGGTCACACTGCGTGTATGGCCGGATCCCCTGCCCCCGCCCCGGGACGTGCTGCTCGCCGAGGCGCGTGAGGCCCATGGGCTCATCACCCTGCTGACCGACCGGGTGGACGAGGAGTTGCTCGCCCAGGCGCCCCACCTGCGGGTCGTGAGCAACGTGGCGGTGGGACACGACAACATCGACGTGGCGGCCTGCAACGCCCGGCGCATCCCCGTGGGCAACACGCCCGGCGTGCTCACGGAGACGACGGCGGACTTCGCCTTCGCGCTGCTCATGGGGCTGGCGCGGCGCGTGGCCGAGGCGGACGCGTACGTGCGCGCCGGCCACTGGCGCACCTGGGAGCCCGGACTCCTGCTGGGCACGGATCTGCACGGCGCCACCCTGGGGCTCGTGGGGCTGGGGGCCATTGGCGCCGCGGTGGCCCGGCGCGCGCGGGGCTTCGGCATGCGGGTGTTGTACGTGAGCCGCCACGCCCGGCCGGACCTGGAGGCGGCGCTGGGCGTGGTGCGCGTGGACAAGGGGCGGCTGCTCACCGAGTCGGACTTCATCTCCCTGCACGTGCCGCTCAACGCGGGCACGCGCCACTGGCTGGGCCGCGCGGAGTTCGCCGCCATGAAGCCCGGCGCCCTGCTGGTGAACACCGCCCGCGGCCCGGTGGTGGACCAGGCCGCGCTCGTGGAGTCCCTGGAGCGCGGCCACCTGGGCGGCGCCGCCCTGGACGTGACCGACCCGGAGCCCCTGCCCCCGGACAGCCCCCTCTTGCGCCTGCCGCGCGTGCTGCTCGCCCCCCACATCGCCAGCGCCAGCCACACCACCCGCGGCCGCATGGCCTCCATGGCCGTGGACAACCTCATGGCCGCCCTGCAGGGCCGCCGCCTCCCGCACTGCGTCAACCGGGAGTTCTTCCCCTGA
- a CDS encoding TetR/AcrR family transcriptional regulator produces the protein MARPSNTEERRRQIVQGLLRVMAERGYERASIAEIARAAGLSPGLVHYHFTQKQEVLLALVEQLAARSVERLRTRLERTRAGPRARVEAFIDAFLATGEDADPDAVAAWVTISAEAVRQPEVRALYQQVVRADLGQLEELVGAVIGRRRARAVAAGLFATIQGYFVLAAASPELIPAGSAADLVKRMAAGLFDAAGESEAVP, from the coding sequence ATGGCCCGGCCATCGAACACGGAGGAGCGGCGGCGGCAGATCGTCCAGGGCCTGCTGCGGGTCATGGCCGAGCGCGGCTACGAGCGGGCCTCCATCGCGGAGATCGCCCGCGCCGCGGGGCTCAGTCCGGGGCTGGTGCACTACCACTTCACCCAGAAGCAGGAGGTGCTGCTGGCGCTGGTGGAGCAGTTGGCGGCGAGGAGCGTGGAGCGGCTGCGCACGCGGCTGGAGCGCACGCGCGCGGGGCCCCGGGCCCGGGTGGAGGCGTTCATCGACGCCTTCCTCGCCACGGGCGAGGACGCGGACCCGGACGCGGTGGCCGCCTGGGTGACCATCAGCGCCGAGGCGGTGCGCCAGCCCGAGGTGCGCGCGCTCTACCAGCAGGTGGTGCGCGCGGACCTGGGCCAGTTGGAGGAGCTCGTCGGCGCGGTCATCGGCCGGCGGCGGGCCCGGGCGGTCGCCGCGGGCCTCTTCGCCACCATCCAGGGCTACTTCGTGCTCGCCGCGGCGTCCCCGGAGCTGATTCCCGCCGGCAGCGCGGCGGACCTCGTCAAACGCATGGCCGCGGGGCTGTTCGACGCGGCGGGAGAATCGGAGGCAGTCCCATGA
- the coaD gene encoding pantetheine-phosphate adenylyltransferase, translating into MTIAVYAGSFDPVTAGHLSILCQATRLFGHVVMVVAHNPDKRTLLTAPERVELLREVVAHHPNVTVASTDGLIVEYARRIGASVLLRGVRGATDAQFETTLAQANRALAPELSTLFLPAESHLAEVSSSRLKEKLARGEDVSDFCPPAVVARLRQHLASPLPSSTPTSPSAP; encoded by the coding sequence ATGACCATCGCCGTCTACGCCGGCAGCTTCGATCCGGTGACCGCCGGACACCTGTCCATCCTGTGCCAGGCCACGCGCCTGTTCGGCCACGTGGTGATGGTGGTGGCGCACAACCCCGACAAGCGCACGCTGCTCACCGCGCCCGAGCGCGTGGAGCTGCTGCGCGAGGTGGTGGCGCACCACCCCAACGTCACCGTGGCCAGCACGGACGGGCTCATCGTGGAGTACGCGCGCCGCATCGGCGCGAGCGTGCTCCTGCGCGGGGTGCGCGGGGCCACGGATGCCCAGTTCGAGACGACCCTCGCCCAGGCCAACCGGGCGCTCGCCCCCGAGCTGTCCACGCTCTTCCTGCCCGCCGAGTCGCACCTGGCCGAGGTGAGCAGCAGCCGCCTCAAGGAGAAGCTGGCGCGCGGCGAGGACGTGTCCGACTTCTGTCCGCCCGCGGTGGTGGCCCGGCTGCGCCAGCACCTCGCGTCTCCCCTGCCCTCCTCGACTCCCACCTCCCCGAGCGCCCCATGA
- a CDS encoding MBL fold metallo-hydrolase: MSLSFVTLGVGDAFSALYYSTCLALEAEGQVLLVDCPHPIRKMMREASLTSGVPLDVDRVAGLVLTHLHADHSSGVEGLGYFSFFVLKRKLKLLAHPLVTARLWEGHLAAGMEDLIRTPGGEPERHGFDDYFEPLALSTETAVRFGPFSIECRRTYHHVPTMALRIRAGGRCLGHSADTAYDEGLIDWLSEADLVVHETNYGVHTPYEKLAALPAATRAKMRLIHYPDAFDLGASNIEPLVQGRRYEV; encoded by the coding sequence ATGAGCCTGTCCTTCGTCACCCTCGGCGTGGGCGATGCCTTCTCCGCCCTCTACTACTCCACGTGCCTGGCGCTCGAGGCCGAGGGGCAGGTGCTGCTCGTGGACTGCCCCCACCCCATCCGCAAGATGATGCGCGAGGCCAGCCTCACCTCCGGCGTGCCGCTGGACGTGGACCGCGTGGCGGGGCTCGTGCTCACCCACCTGCACGCCGACCACAGCTCGGGCGTGGAGGGGCTCGGCTACTTCTCCTTCTTCGTGCTCAAGCGGAAGCTCAAGCTGCTCGCCCACCCCCTGGTGACCGCGCGGCTGTGGGAGGGCCACTTGGCCGCGGGCATGGAAGATCTCATCCGCACCCCGGGTGGCGAGCCCGAGCGCCACGGCTTCGACGACTACTTCGAGCCCCTGGCGCTCTCCACCGAGACGGCCGTGCGCTTCGGCCCGTTCTCCATCGAGTGCCGCCGCACCTACCACCACGTGCCCACCATGGCCCTGCGCATCCGCGCTGGCGGGCGCTGCCTCGGCCACAGCGCGGACACCGCCTACGACGAGGGCCTCATCGACTGGCTGTCCGAGGCGGACCTGGTGGTGCACGAGACGAACTACGGCGTGCACACGCCCTACGAGAAGCTCGCCGCCCTGCCCGCGGCCACCCGGGCGAAGATGCGGCTCATCCACTACCCGGACGCGTTCGACCTCGGGGCGAGCAACATCGAGCCGCTCGTCCAGGGCCGACGTTACGAAGTCTGA
- a CDS encoding bifunctional metallophosphatase/5'-nucleotidase produces MSFPRRPLSPLAPLLATLLLGGCALFTGRTSPSDEAGDVTQEDEPTVTVTLLHVNDVYQFMPVDFGARGGLARLSTLRKRMLAESPNTLFLMAGDTLGPSVESTVYKGKQMIDAWNALGVDYAVLGNHEFDFGPDVLRQRIRESRFTWLGANVMDKETRRPFGDTPPFVIRDVGGVKVGLFGVLLGKTKYSSKPGPDVYFTDTCQKARELVPQMKAQGAQVIIGLTHLFVAEDKVLARCAPIDLIIGGHEHVMMQAVSNGTPIVKMSSEARELGRVTLHVGTRSGKLKSMDFDMTPVTPDIPEDAAFAAAMRPYDTMMAELSEPVGRTNVPLDAVEDNNRTQETNLGSFIADAYRQAAGAEVALINGGAIRSDSVLRPGPLTRRDVLAIHPFPDSVVSIEVTGATLHQALENGVSRSAEEAGPGRFPQVSGIAYAFDVCRPPGERVLNVRVNGEPLDPRRTYTLATNSFLSGGGDGYTMFKGAHYRLQPKQGPTTQEVLRSAFAARPIDATKDGRIERLHAGTPDLTTSNDGILDCPTLPARASH; encoded by the coding sequence ATGTCCTTTCCGCGCCGCCCCCTGAGCCCCCTCGCCCCGCTGCTCGCCACCCTGTTGTTGGGCGGGTGTGCCCTCTTCACGGGACGCACGTCCCCGTCCGATGAGGCCGGAGACGTCACGCAGGAGGACGAGCCCACCGTCACGGTCACGCTCCTGCACGTCAACGACGTGTACCAGTTCATGCCGGTGGACTTCGGCGCCCGGGGCGGGCTCGCGCGGCTGTCCACGCTGCGCAAGCGCATGCTCGCCGAGTCCCCGAACACGCTGTTCCTCATGGCCGGCGACACGCTGGGGCCCTCGGTGGAGTCCACCGTCTACAAGGGCAAGCAGATGATCGACGCGTGGAACGCGCTGGGCGTGGACTACGCGGTGCTCGGCAACCACGAGTTCGACTTCGGGCCGGACGTGCTGCGCCAGCGCATCCGCGAGTCGCGCTTCACGTGGCTGGGCGCCAACGTCATGGACAAGGAGACGCGCCGGCCCTTCGGCGACACGCCCCCCTTCGTCATCCGCGACGTGGGCGGCGTGAAGGTGGGCCTGTTCGGCGTGCTCCTGGGCAAGACGAAGTACAGCTCCAAGCCCGGCCCGGACGTGTACTTCACCGACACCTGCCAGAAGGCGCGCGAGCTCGTGCCGCAGATGAAGGCCCAGGGCGCCCAGGTCATCATCGGGCTGACCCACCTGTTCGTCGCCGAGGACAAGGTGCTCGCGCGCTGCGCGCCCATCGATCTCATCATCGGCGGCCACGAGCACGTGATGATGCAGGCGGTGAGCAACGGCACGCCCATCGTGAAGATGTCCTCCGAGGCGCGCGAGCTCGGCCGGGTCACCCTGCACGTGGGCACCCGCAGCGGCAAGCTCAAGAGCATGGACTTCGACATGACGCCGGTCACGCCCGACATCCCCGAGGACGCGGCTTTCGCCGCCGCCATGCGCCCCTACGACACGATGATGGCCGAGCTGTCCGAGCCCGTGGGCCGCACCAACGTGCCGCTCGACGCCGTCGAGGACAACAACCGCACCCAGGAGACCAACCTCGGCTCGTTCATCGCGGACGCCTACCGCCAGGCGGCCGGCGCCGAGGTGGCCCTCATCAACGGCGGCGCCATCCGCTCGGACTCGGTGCTCCGCCCCGGCCCCCTCACCCGCCGGGACGTGCTCGCCATCCACCCCTTCCCCGACTCGGTGGTGAGCATCGAGGTGACGGGCGCCACCCTCCACCAGGCGCTGGAGAACGGCGTGAGCCGCAGCGCCGAGGAGGCCGGCCCGGGACGCTTCCCCCAGGTGTCCGGCATCGCCTACGCCTTCGACGTGTGCCGCCCCCCGGGCGAGCGCGTGCTCAACGTGCGCGTGAACGGCGAGCCGCTGGATCCCCGGCGCACCTACACGCTCGCCACCAACTCGTTCCTCTCGGGCGGCGGCGACGGCTACACCATGTTCAAGGGGGCCCACTACCGCCTGCAGCCCAAGCAGGGGCCCACCACGCAGGAAGTGCTGCGCTCGGCCTTCGCCGCGCGGCCCATCGACGCCACGAAGGATGGCCGCATCGAGCGGCTGCACGCGGGCACGCCGGACCTCACCACGAGCAACGACGGCATCCTCGACTGCCCCACGCTGCCCGCCCGGGCCTCGCACTGA
- a CDS encoding YdcF family protein, producing the protein MFLFLSKLLDLLLAPLSWGLLLLAAGGLVRRGRARLATGLQVLGGLVLYLFSTEPVANLLQRWVEADAVSTYQEGRVYDAVIVLGGMVDADASERSGLPEYTPAVERVLRGFELLRSGRAGSVLLSGGTLDTRPGALVEADILGRQLELWGIAPERIVRETRSRNTRENALESERLIRERGWTRLLLVTSAAHLPRARGTFEAVGLHPDTLAVDVRAHGFYPHTGWWQPRASNLSAGSDALRELFGRFVYRLRGWA; encoded by the coding sequence ATGTTCCTCTTCCTCTCCAAGCTGCTGGATCTCCTGCTCGCGCCGCTGTCCTGGGGCCTGCTGCTCTTGGCCGCGGGCGGGCTCGTGCGCCGCGGGCGGGCGCGGCTGGCCACGGGGCTGCAGGTGCTCGGGGGCCTGGTGCTCTACCTGTTCTCCACCGAGCCGGTGGCCAACCTGCTGCAGCGCTGGGTGGAGGCGGACGCGGTGTCCACCTACCAGGAGGGCCGCGTGTACGACGCGGTCATCGTGCTCGGGGGCATGGTGGACGCGGATGCCTCGGAGCGCTCGGGGCTGCCCGAGTACACGCCCGCGGTGGAGCGCGTGCTCCGGGGCTTCGAGCTGCTCCGGAGCGGGCGGGCGGGGTCGGTGCTCTTGTCCGGCGGCACGTTGGACACGCGGCCCGGGGCCCTGGTGGAGGCGGACATCCTCGGGCGGCAGTTGGAGCTGTGGGGCATCGCCCCCGAGCGGATCGTTCGCGAGACGCGCAGCCGCAACACCCGGGAGAACGCGCTGGAGTCCGAGCGGCTCATCCGCGAGCGGGGCTGGACGCGGCTCTTGTTGGTGACGAGCGCGGCGCACCTGCCGCGGGCCCGGGGCACCTTCGAGGCGGTGGGCCTGCACCCGGACACGCTCGCCGTGGACGTGCGCGCGCACGGCTTCTACCCGCACACGGGCTGGTGGCAGCCCCGGGCGTCCAACCTGTCGGCGGGCTCGGACGCGCTGCGCGAGCTGTTCGGCCGCTTCGTCTACCGGCTGCGTGGGTGGGCGTAG
- a CDS encoding NAD(+)/NADH kinase yields the protein MQTLLLVAKKDKPEATELAARIRERYPALEVMGDRLLAHTLGWPRVEDRDLATRADLVVVLGGDGTLIHAARLLGGHPVPILGVNLGSLGFLTEIPADGLFPALEEVLAGRFKSESRMKLTCRLIRGDKVLMHDEVLNDVVINKGALARVADHEVSIDGVPVATYKADGVILATPTGSTAYSLSAGGPIVHPSVDCTVLTPICSHALTHRSTLVPADRTIRVTLCSETADTFLTLDGQTGHGLQCGDSIEVVRSPHRVQLVRDPGVGYFSILRKKLHWGER from the coding sequence GTGCAGACCCTGCTACTCGTCGCCAAGAAGGACAAGCCCGAGGCCACGGAGCTGGCCGCCCGCATCCGCGAGCGCTACCCGGCCCTGGAGGTGATGGGCGACCGCTTGCTGGCCCACACCCTCGGCTGGCCGCGGGTGGAGGACCGGGACCTGGCCACCCGGGCGGACCTGGTGGTGGTGCTCGGAGGGGACGGCACCCTCATCCACGCGGCGCGGCTGCTCGGGGGCCACCCCGTGCCCATCCTCGGGGTGAACCTGGGCTCGCTGGGCTTCCTGACGGAGATTCCGGCGGACGGGCTCTTCCCGGCGCTGGAGGAGGTGCTCGCCGGGCGCTTCAAGTCCGAGTCGCGCATGAAGCTCACCTGCCGCCTCATCCGGGGCGACAAGGTGCTGATGCACGACGAGGTGCTCAACGACGTGGTCATCAACAAGGGGGCGCTCGCGCGCGTGGCGGACCACGAGGTGTCCATCGACGGCGTCCCCGTGGCCACGTACAAGGCGGACGGCGTCATCCTCGCCACGCCCACGGGCTCCACGGCCTATTCGCTGTCGGCGGGCGGGCCCATCGTGCACCCCTCGGTGGACTGCACCGTGCTCACCCCCATCTGCTCGCACGCGCTCACGCACCGCTCCACCCTCGTCCCAGCGGACCGCACCATCCGCGTCACCCTGTGCAGCGAGACGGCGGACACCTTCCTCACCCTGGACGGGCAGACGGGCCACGGCCTGCAGTGCGGCGACAGCATCGAGGTGGTGCGCTCGCCCCACCGGGTGCAACTCGTGCGCGATCCGGGCGTGGGCTACTTCTCCATCCTGCGCAAGAAGCTGCACTGGGGCGAGCGCTAG
- a CDS encoding replication-associated recombination protein A produces MDLFDHAGRQDAATLAPLAERLRPTRLEDFVGQEHLTGEGRFLRRAIQHDQVPSLILWGPPGTGKTTLAHLIAHSTGAAFESLSAVLSGVKEIRETVARAQERWKMRRQRTLLFVDEIHRFNKGQQDALLPHVEKGTLTLIGATTENPSFELNAALLSRTRVITLRGLEEEELVALLRRAVADPKGLAGKVAVDDAALAFIVQASGGDARKALTALEAAAAHGGTRVDKATAEEALQHKALLYDKAGEEHYTVVSAFIKSMRGSDVDAALYWMTRMLEAGEDPVFIFRRMVIFASEDVGNADPRALGVAVDALRAFELMGLPEGTLPLTQAVTYLALAPKSNAVLTAYAAARAAVTERGALPVPPHLRNAHTKLTKSLGYGAGYKYPHNFEGNYVPEQYLPEPLQGSRFYTPTRNGFEREMAERYEEIRRQVEGRPREPGEEG; encoded by the coding sequence ATGGACCTCTTCGACCATGCCGGCCGCCAGGACGCGGCCACCCTGGCCCCGCTCGCCGAGCGCCTGCGCCCCACCCGGCTGGAGGACTTCGTCGGCCAGGAGCACCTCACCGGCGAGGGCCGCTTCCTGCGCCGCGCCATCCAGCACGACCAGGTGCCCTCGCTCATCCTCTGGGGCCCCCCGGGCACGGGCAAGACGACGCTCGCCCACCTCATCGCCCACTCCACGGGCGCCGCCTTCGAGTCCCTGTCCGCGGTGCTCTCCGGGGTGAAGGAAATCCGCGAGACGGTGGCGCGCGCCCAGGAGCGCTGGAAGATGCGCCGCCAGCGCACCCTGCTCTTCGTGGATGAAATCCACCGCTTCAACAAGGGCCAGCAGGACGCGCTCCTGCCCCACGTGGAGAAGGGCACGCTCACGCTCATCGGCGCCACCACGGAGAACCCCTCCTTCGAGCTCAACGCGGCGCTCCTGTCGCGCACGCGGGTCATCACCCTGCGCGGGCTGGAGGAGGAGGAGCTGGTGGCGCTCCTGCGCCGGGCGGTGGCGGACCCCAAGGGGCTCGCGGGCAAGGTGGCGGTGGACGACGCGGCGCTCGCCTTCATCGTCCAGGCCTCGGGGGGCGACGCGCGCAAGGCCCTCACGGCGCTGGAGGCGGCGGCGGCGCACGGCGGCACCCGGGTGGACAAGGCCACGGCCGAGGAGGCCCTGCAGCACAAGGCGCTGCTCTACGACAAGGCGGGCGAGGAGCACTACACCGTCGTGAGCGCCTTCATCAAATCCATGCGCGGCTCGGACGTGGACGCGGCGCTCTACTGGATGACCCGCATGCTGGAGGCGGGAGAGGATCCGGTCTTCATCTTCCGGCGCATGGTGATCTTCGCCTCGGAGGACGTGGGCAACGCGGACCCGCGGGCGCTGGGCGTGGCGGTGGACGCGCTGCGGGCCTTCGAGCTGATGGGCCTGCCCGAGGGCACCCTGCCCCTCACCCAGGCGGTGACGTACCTGGCGCTCGCGCCCAAGTCCAACGCCGTGCTCACCGCCTACGCCGCGGCGCGCGCGGCCGTCACCGAGCGCGGCGCCCTGCCCGTGCCGCCCCACCTGCGCAACGCCCATACGAAGTTGACCAAGTCCCTCGGCTACGGCGCGGGCTACAAGTACCCGCACAACTTCGAGGGCAACTACGTGCCCGAGCAGTACCTGCCCGAGCCGCTCCAGGGCAGCCGCTTCTACACCCCCACGCGCAACGGCTTCGAGCGGGAGATGGCCGAGCGCTACGAGGAGATCCGCCGTCAGGTGGAGGGCCGCCCACGCGAGCCCGGTGAAGAGGGCTAG